One Sulfoacidibacillus ferrooxidans DNA window includes the following coding sequences:
- the hpt gene encoding hypoxanthine phosphoribosyltransferase, protein MREDLQELLFSEEQIQARVKQMGEQIAKDYQGENPIAVCVLKGAVLFMADLIRYMDIPLEIDFIATSSYGASTKSSGVVRILKDLDRSVEDRHVLIVEDIVDSGLTLSYLRDSLLRRNALSVKIATAFDKPDGRTVDITPDYSGFVVPNRFIVGYGLDYAERYRNLPYVGVLKPAVYEKN, encoded by the coding sequence TTGAGGGAGGATCTTCAAGAACTTTTGTTTTCCGAAGAACAAATTCAAGCGCGTGTAAAACAGATGGGAGAACAAATTGCAAAGGATTATCAAGGGGAAAATCCTATTGCAGTATGCGTTCTAAAAGGTGCAGTATTATTTATGGCAGATTTGATTCGATATATGGACATTCCGCTGGAGATTGATTTTATCGCAACATCTAGTTATGGTGCATCTACTAAGTCGTCTGGTGTCGTTCGCATCTTGAAGGATTTAGATCGCTCAGTGGAAGATCGCCATGTGTTGATTGTTGAGGACATTGTCGATAGTGGGTTGACGTTAAGTTACCTCCGCGATTCACTTTTGCGTAGAAATGCACTGTCGGTGAAGATTGCAACTGCCTTTGACAAGCCGGACGGTCGTACGGTGGATATTACGCCTGATTACAGTGGATTTGTAGTGCCTAATCGCTTTATTGTAGGATACGGCCTTGATTATGCAGAACGCTATCGCAACCTACCTTATGTGGGAGTTCTAAAGCCTGCAGTATATGAAAAGAATTAA
- the ftsH gene encoding ATP-dependent zinc metalloprotease FtsH: MRRFYQSAIFYVLILLVIIGVLQYIMSGTQQKTQLTWSQFVSDVHNHEIRSLYVTADGATLQLDGTLTDNTQFTSRALYSDQIVSQISQLPNVTISAPPKESSWLSFLSTIVPFLLVFVLIFFLFNQGQGGGNRVMNFGKSKARLYSEEKKRVTFNDVAGADEEKAELVEVVDFLRDPRKFTAVGARIPKGVLLVGPPGTGKTLLARAVAGEAGVPFFSISGSDFVEMFVGVGASRVRDLFETAKKNAPCIIFIDEIDAVGRQRGAGLGGGHDEREQTLNQLLVEMDGFAGNEGIIMIAATNRPDILDPALLRPGRFDRQITVDRPDVRGREQILRVHSRNKPLSKDVALDIVAKRTPGFTGADLENVLNEAALLTARKDKTVVEMVEVDEAIDRVIAGPEKRSKVISDKEKRLVAFHEGGHAVAGYFLKSGNMVHKVTIIPRGMAGGYTVSLPKEDRSFMTREDILDQVVELLGGRVAEEIVLGEISTGASNDLERVTSVVRRMITEFGMSTKLGPMQFGHRQGQVFLGRDFSSEQNYSDAIAYEIDQEMRRLVDESYERTRTLLTEHRAQLDLLAHTLLEKETLDGEQIRQLMEYGRLVDEGEDGGPKIKIGGRGFGDDPTPSLS; this comes from the coding sequence ATGAGACGCTTTTATCAAAGCGCAATCTTCTATGTGCTCATCCTGTTAGTCATTATTGGCGTTTTGCAATATATCATGTCGGGGACGCAGCAGAAGACACAACTGACATGGAGTCAGTTTGTTTCAGATGTGCATAATCATGAGATTCGTAGCCTGTATGTGACGGCGGATGGCGCCACATTGCAATTGGATGGCACGCTAACAGACAACACCCAGTTTACCTCTCGGGCGTTATATAGCGATCAAATCGTATCGCAAATTAGCCAGTTACCTAATGTGACGATTAGTGCGCCACCAAAGGAATCATCTTGGCTAAGTTTCTTGAGTACGATTGTTCCGTTCTTGTTAGTGTTTGTGTTAATTTTCTTTTTGTTCAACCAAGGTCAAGGCGGCGGCAATCGCGTCATGAATTTTGGGAAGAGCAAAGCGAGGTTATACTCAGAAGAGAAGAAGCGCGTAACGTTTAATGATGTGGCAGGAGCAGATGAAGAGAAAGCAGAACTTGTAGAAGTAGTTGACTTTTTACGAGATCCACGCAAGTTTACAGCGGTTGGTGCACGAATACCAAAAGGTGTTTTGCTTGTTGGTCCACCAGGAACAGGAAAGACGTTGCTGGCACGGGCTGTAGCAGGTGAAGCTGGGGTTCCCTTCTTTAGTATTAGTGGATCAGACTTTGTAGAGATGTTCGTAGGCGTAGGGGCTTCGCGTGTTCGAGATTTATTCGAAACAGCAAAAAAGAATGCGCCGTGTATTATCTTTATCGATGAAATCGATGCAGTTGGACGCCAGCGTGGCGCCGGTCTTGGTGGTGGACACGATGAACGCGAGCAAACATTAAATCAGTTACTTGTTGAAATGGATGGGTTTGCAGGCAATGAAGGTATTATTATGATTGCCGCAACCAACCGACCAGATATTCTCGATCCTGCTTTATTGCGTCCAGGACGGTTTGATCGGCAAATCACGGTTGATCGGCCAGATGTTCGTGGGCGAGAGCAAATTTTGCGAGTTCATTCTCGGAACAAACCCCTAAGTAAAGACGTGGCATTAGATATTGTAGCTAAGCGTACACCTGGATTTACAGGGGCAGATCTTGAAAATGTCCTCAATGAAGCAGCACTACTTACTGCTCGAAAAGATAAAACAGTGGTCGAAATGGTAGAAGTAGACGAGGCTATTGACAGGGTGATTGCAGGACCTGAAAAACGGAGCAAAGTGATCAGCGACAAAGAAAAGAGATTGGTTGCTTTTCATGAAGGTGGACACGCCGTAGCGGGGTACTTCCTGAAATCCGGCAATATGGTTCATAAAGTGACGATCATTCCTCGTGGGATGGCTGGTGGATATACCGTATCTCTACCTAAGGAAGACCGCAGTTTTATGACGAGAGAAGATATACTTGATCAGGTAGTAGAACTACTGGGCGGGCGAGTGGCTGAGGAGATTGTTCTTGGCGAAATCAGCACTGGTGCATCCAATGATTTAGAGCGCGTGACGTCTGTTGTTCGTCGTATGATTACTGAATTTGGGATGAGTACAAAACTTGGACCCATGCAGTTTGGTCACCGACAAGGACAGGTATTTTTAGGACGTGATTTCTCTAGTGAGCAGAACTATAGCGACGCGATCGCTTATGAGATCGATCAAGAGATGCGCCGATTGGTTGATGAATCTTACGAACGTACGCGTACGTTACTCACTGAACACAGGGCACAGTTAGACCTCTTAGCGCACACCTTACTTGAAAAAGAAACATTAGATGGCGAACAAATTCGTCAGTTGATGGAGTACGGACGTTTGGTTGATGAAGGGGAAGATGGCGGTCCAAAGATTAAAATTGGAGGACGTGGATTTGGCGATGATCCCACTCCTAGCCTTTCCTAA